A window of the Nanoarchaeota archaeon genome harbors these coding sequences:
- a CDS encoding toll/interleukin-1 receptor domain-containing protein, translating to MEHETKPLKIFLSHADRDKLLASKIKAGLGTYGLNVFLAHEDINPTSDWSAVLIDELEMCDIFIALLTPNYKEADYPDQEAGIAYYMTTKYNKVILSLSTERTPHGFLCKFQSLKIDEFLLDIGKGKPFHFCKAVLTALYENKLCKERIKTSLIDTFCNSHSFEQSSRTIYMVYRLLHPKLLTSEEADRLVDAALINCQIYGAAGVIERLKTVVEKHYAEPSKKIKLNQLSNLM from the coding sequence ATGGAACACGAAACTAAGCCACTTAAAATATTTCTAAGTCATGCTGATAGAGATAAACTACTAGCATCAAAAATCAAGGCTGGGTTGGGAACTTATGGATTGAATGTTTTCTTAGCACACGAAGATATAAACCCAACTTCTGATTGGAGTGCTGTATTGATTGATGAACTAGAAATGTGTGATATTTTTATCGCGTTATTGACTCCAAATTATAAAGAAGCCGATTATCCCGATCAAGAAGCGGGAATAGCATATTATATGACAACAAAGTACAACAAGGTTATTCTATCTCTATCGACAGAAAGAACGCCTCATGGGTTCTTATGTAAGTTTCAGTCTTTGAAAATAGATGAATTTCTCCTAGATATAGGAAAGGGCAAACCATTTCATTTTTGTAAGGCTGTATTAACTGCGCTTTACGAAAACAAACTATGTAAAGAAAGGATAAAAACAAGTCTTATAGATACTTTCTGCAATAGTCATAGTTTTGAGCAGTCTAGTAGAACTATCTATATGGTGTATAGGTTATTACACCCAAAGTTACTAACTTCGGAAGAAGCGGATAGATTAGTTGATGCAGCCCTAATTAATTGCCAAATATATGGCGCAGCTGGCGTTATAGAACGTCTAAAAACTGTTGTGGAAAAACACTATGCAGAACCATCTAAAAAAATCAAACTCAATCAATTATCAAATTTAATGTAA
- a CDS encoding nucleotidyltransferase domain-containing protein, translated as MNTDVQKIIKYPQILRLFLKYPERRFTPLELSKIARIPYPTARRYVLLLGKAGIADIERVGAYNVCRLNAGSPLIPEIKKVLQSELSPHKHAIREFADNLKQIKEIKRAILFGSVAGGKETLSSDIDIAVIAEKKSGALEKKIIMLSGKILDKSRMRIVPILLTETEARETPQFREELKKGVVVYERHKRIRILA; from the coding sequence ATGAACACTGATGTTCAAAAAATCATAAAGTATCCGCAAATACTGCGGCTTTTTCTGAAGTATCCTGAAAGGAGATTTACGCCGCTTGAGCTATCGAAAATTGCGCGCATTCCATACCCGACAGCACGCCGCTACGTTCTTCTTCTAGGAAAAGCTGGAATTGCGGATATCGAGCGCGTCGGGGCATATAATGTATGCCGGCTTAACGCCGGCTCGCCGCTGATTCCGGAAATAAAAAAAGTTTTGCAGTCCGAATTATCGCCGCATAAGCATGCCATCAGGGAATTCGCAGATAATCTGAAGCAAATAAAAGAAATAAAAAGGGCCATCCTTTTCGGAAGCGTCGCCGGAGGAAAAGAGACGCTTTCAAGCGATATAGACATAGCGGTTATTGCAGAAAAGAAATCGGGCGCGCTTGAAAAGAAAATAATCATGCTCTCCGGAAAAATACTTGATAAATCGCGCATGAGGATTGTTCCAATACTGCTTACGGAAACCGAAGCAAGAGAGACCCCGCAATTCAGAGAGGAATTGAAAAAAGGAGTTGTAGTATATGAGCGACATAAAAGAATCCGAATTTTGGCTTGA
- the gatD gene encoding Glu-tRNA(Gln) amidotransferase subunit GatD, whose protein sequence is MYSKDVEQILKSKKIAVGDRIKIDDFEGILMPRSDVGDTDSIVLKLDSGYNVGIKFEKGAKLEKLGHSSAKIGTAPIGNLSFDKSKPPISLIATGGTISSRVDYKTGGVSMLMEPDEILRTTPELRDFVNIKSIKSPFRIASEDMAPEQWQEIAKAAAKELNTDARGIIITHGTDTLHYTSAALSFMLQNLSKPVAVVGAQRSPDRASFDGGMNLACAAHYCLSDIAEVAIVMHGTTNDDYCLINRGTKVRKMHTSRRDAFRPINSLPIGKIWPDGKLDVMDGNFRMRSESKVVADTKFEEKVAQVAVYPGSDPSIIDFYVKKGFRGIVMQTTALGHVPWDTIDAKKSWKTAVKNAIKSGVVLVSASQTLYGSTHPHVYRAAIEMDEAGVIFAKDMLPEVAYVKLGWVLGHTKDMKKAREMFLANCAGEISERIVDEMFLY, encoded by the coding sequence ATGTATTCCAAAGATGTCGAGCAGATTCTCAAGTCAAAAAAAATCGCGGTTGGAGATAGGATTAAAATTGATGATTTCGAAGGCATTCTTATGCCACGCTCTGATGTCGGCGATACTGATAGTATTGTTCTAAAGCTTGACAGCGGATATAATGTCGGCATTAAATTCGAAAAAGGCGCAAAACTGGAAAAATTAGGGCATTCCTCAGCAAAAATCGGAACTGCGCCGATAGGCAATTTGTCTTTTGATAAATCAAAGCCGCCGATATCTCTCATTGCAACCGGCGGAACAATTTCATCGCGCGTGGATTATAAAACCGGCGGAGTTTCCATGCTGATGGAGCCTGATGAAATACTTCGCACAACTCCTGAGCTTCGCGATTTTGTAAATATTAAATCCATCAAGAGCCCGTTTCGGATTGCATCCGAAGACATGGCGCCGGAACAGTGGCAGGAAATCGCAAAAGCGGCTGCCAAAGAATTGAATACTGACGCGCGCGGAATAATTATCACACACGGAACAGACACTTTGCATTATACCTCAGCCGCGCTTTCATTTATGCTACAAAATTTGAGCAAGCCCGTTGCAGTTGTCGGAGCGCAGCGTTCTCCTGACCGCGCAAGCTTTGACGGCGGAATGAATCTTGCATGCGCGGCGCATTACTGCCTGTCGGATATTGCCGAAGTTGCAATCGTGATGCACGGAACAACAAATGACGATTATTGCCTGATAAACCGCGGCACAAAAGTCAGGAAAATGCACACATCCCGACGCGACGCATTCAGGCCGATAAACTCGCTTCCAATCGGAAAAATCTGGCCTGACGGAAAATTGGATGTTATGGACGGAAATTTCAGAATGCGCTCTGAATCTAAAGTTGTTGCAGATACAAAGTTCGAGGAAAAAGTTGCTCAGGTTGCAGTTTATCCCGGTTCAGACCCGTCAATAATTGATTTTTACGTCAAGAAAGGCTTTCGCGGAATTGTTATGCAGACAACCGCGCTCGGCCATGTTCCGTGGGACACAATAGATGCGAAAAAATCGTGGAAAACAGCAGTAAAGAATGCAATAAAATCCGGAGTTGTTCTTGTGAGTGCATCGCAGACGCTTTACGGCAGCACGCATCCGCATGTTTATCGCGCAGCAATCGAGATGGACGAGGCAGGCGTTATTTTTGCAAAGGACATGCTGCCGGAAGTCGCTTATGTCAAGCTCGGCTGGGTTCTCGGGCATACGAAAGATATGAAGAAAGCGCGCGAAATGTTTCTGGCAAACTGCGCCGGCGAGATTTCCGAAAGGATTGTAGATGAGATGTTTTTGTATTAA
- a CDS encoding elongation factor EF-2 yields MARASFIEDLKTIIKDAKQIRNIAICAHIDHGKTTLSDNLLSGAGLISSDLAGKQCFMDFDKQEQERGITIYSANVSMIHSVGNKDFAINLIDTPGHVDFGGDVTRAMRAVDGCVVVVCAVEGAMPQTETVLRQALKEQVKPILFINKVDRLIKELKLSPEEVQQRLAKHIAAVNTLIKKYAPLERQADWMVDVNSGKVVFGSAYHNWAISIPFMKKSGITFKDIFDAVNGGTEKEFAKRAKAYEVLLDSVIMHLPSPFEAQRYRIKKIWTGEPDSPEGKSMSECNPNGPLVGVITNVSVDMHAGSISTVRLFSGTIKEGQAVYLISQESDERVQQVGVYAGPRRVQLGEISCGNIIAISGLSKAFSGETICSAEIKTAPFESIKHIFEPVVTKSIEVKDVKNLPKMIELLRQRSREDPTIAIKISETTGETLVSGLGELHLDAKIERFLRDRGIDIIVSKPIIIYKESIFNSSNEYEGKSPNKHNKFFVTVTPMPESVLSAMNAGLVEEGKVRKQDVKSTVEELVTAGMNRDEAKKVIDLYKGNILLNDTKGIVQLSEVMELVVQSFHEISDQGPLAGEPVTGMLIHLTDAKLHEDAIHRGPAQVLPAVKGAIKNAMVDAKAGLLEPKQILRVDTPMERIGDVMNEIQNRRGQILEMTEDSGMSVIKCKLPVADMFGFEGALKSATGGRGFQSLIDIIYEKLPNDMQDRTILAIRKRKGMKEELPSIDVE; encoded by the coding sequence ATGGCACGAGCAAGTTTTATCGAAGACCTGAAAACGATTATCAAAGACGCAAAACAGATTAGAAATATCGCTATTTGCGCGCATATTGACCATGGAAAAACAACGCTTTCCGACAACTTACTGTCAGGAGCAGGCTTGATCTCAAGCGACCTGGCAGGAAAGCAGTGCTTCATGGACTTTGACAAACAAGAACAAGAGAGAGGCATAACAATTTATTCTGCAAACGTATCAATGATTCATAGTGTTGGTAACAAAGACTTTGCCATCAATCTTATAGATACGCCCGGCCACGTAGATTTTGGCGGAGATGTGACAAGAGCCATGAGGGCGGTTGACGGCTGCGTTGTTGTGGTTTGCGCAGTAGAAGGCGCAATGCCGCAGACAGAAACAGTTCTAAGGCAGGCATTAAAGGAGCAGGTAAAACCGATTCTATTCATAAACAAAGTCGACAGATTGATAAAAGAACTCAAATTATCACCTGAGGAAGTTCAACAGAGGCTTGCAAAGCATATTGCTGCAGTGAACACACTTATCAAAAAATACGCACCTCTTGAACGCCAGGCAGATTGGATGGTTGATGTAAACTCAGGAAAGGTTGTATTTGGCTCAGCATATCATAACTGGGCGATTTCAATTCCTTTCATGAAGAAATCAGGAATAACATTTAAAGATATTTTTGACGCAGTAAACGGAGGAACTGAAAAAGAGTTCGCAAAAAGAGCGAAAGCATATGAAGTGCTTCTTGATTCAGTCATTATGCACCTTCCAAGTCCTTTCGAAGCTCAGAGATACAGAATCAAGAAAATCTGGACTGGTGAGCCCGACAGCCCTGAAGGAAAATCAATGTCCGAATGTAATCCAAACGGACCTCTTGTTGGCGTTATAACTAATGTCAGCGTAGATATGCACGCAGGTAGCATCAGCACAGTAAGGCTTTTCTCAGGGACTATAAAAGAAGGCCAGGCAGTCTATCTTATAAGCCAGGAATCAGATGAACGGGTACAACAGGTTGGAGTCTATGCAGGACCGCGAAGAGTGCAGCTCGGCGAGATTTCATGCGGAAATATCATTGCAATATCAGGGCTTTCAAAGGCATTTTCAGGAGAAACAATCTGCTCTGCAGAAATAAAGACTGCGCCATTTGAGAGCATAAAGCACATATTCGAGCCGGTTGTGACAAAATCCATTGAAGTAAAAGATGTCAAGAATCTGCCAAAAATGATTGAGCTTCTAAGACAGCGCTCAAGAGAAGATCCAACAATAGCGATAAAAATCTCTGAAACCACTGGAGAAACACTCGTATCTGGTCTTGGAGAACTTCACCTAGATGCAAAAATCGAAAGATTTTTGCGCGACAGAGGCATAGACATCATTGTTTCAAAGCCGATAATTATCTATAAGGAAAGTATTTTCAACAGTTCGAACGAATACGAAGGCAAGTCCCCCAACAAACACAACAAATTCTTTGTAACGGTGACTCCAATGCCTGAGAGCGTACTCTCTGCAATGAACGCAGGGCTTGTAGAAGAAGGAAAAGTCCGAAAGCAGGATGTAAAATCCACTGTCGAAGAGCTAGTTACTGCTGGAATGAATCGTGACGAAGCAAAAAAAGTAATTGACCTTTACAAGGGAAATATACTTTTGAACGACACAAAAGGCATAGTGCAGCTCAGCGAAGTTATGGAGCTTGTAGTGCAGTCTTTCCATGAAATAAGCGACCAGGGCCCTCTTGCAGGAGAGCCGGTAACTGGAATGCTGATACATCTCACAGATGCCAAGCTTCATGAAGATGCAATACATCGAGGCCCGGCACAGGTGCTTCCGGCAGTCAAGGGCGCGATAAAGAACGCGATGGTTGATGCCAAAGCAGGCCTTCTTGAACCGAAGCAAATACTTAGGGTCGATACGCCAATGGAGCGAATCGGCGACGTAATGAATGAAATACAAAACAGGCGAGGCCAGATTCTTGAAATGACTGAGGACTCAGGAATGTCAGTCATCAAATGCAAGCTTCCGGTAGCCGATATGTTTGGTTTTGAAGGTGCGCTTAAATCTGCAACAGGAGGACGAGGATTCCAGTCTCTCATAGACATCATCTACGAGAAGCTTCCGAACGACATGCAGGATAGAACAATTCTTGCAATAAGGAAGAGAAAAGGCATGAAAGAAGAGTTGCCGAGCATAGATGTTGAATAG
- a CDS encoding SDR family oxidoreductase has protein sequence MPQAHIKKKVLITGHAGSIGTVLRESYLKEKYDFSFLDKKKMDGVTSFLADISSDDISPAFKGINTVVHLAADPREDTPFESVLKNNILGTERVFEAARNANIKKIIFASSVRATDMYLLSKMPKGTEGNWWDLWEKFGTKPPKIITPKDPANPYNHYGISKVYGENLGRYYSERYGLSVICLRIGGFGREKPANYFLKSVWISHRDAIDGFDKSIETKNIKFGIYYLISNNKTNVYDISSTIKDLKYAPKDNSD, from the coding sequence ATGCCTCAAGCGCACATAAAAAAGAAAGTTCTTATCACAGGTCATGCCGGATCTATCGGCACGGTTCTTCGGGAAAGCTATCTAAAGGAAAAATACGATTTCTCGTTCTTAGACAAGAAAAAAATGGATGGCGTAACTTCTTTTCTGGCGGATATTAGCAGTGACGACATATCGCCGGCTTTCAAAGGCATCAATACAGTAGTGCATCTGGCTGCAGACCCTCGCGAAGACACTCCGTTTGAAAGCGTTTTAAAAAATAATATTCTTGGAACAGAAAGGGTTTTCGAAGCTGCAAGAAATGCGAATATCAAAAAAATAATATTTGCAAGCTCTGTAAGAGCCACTGATATGTATTTGTTAAGCAAAATGCCTAAAGGAACTGAAGGCAATTGGTGGGACTTATGGGAAAAATTCGGCACAAAACCGCCAAAAATCATAACTCCAAAAGATCCTGCGAATCCATATAATCATTACGGCATAAGTAAAGTATACGGCGAAAATCTGGGGAGATACTATTCTGAAAGATATGGCCTATCAGTAATCTGTCTTAGAATTGGCGGATTCGGGCGCGAAAAACCGGCAAACTATTTCTTAAAAAGCGTGTGGATAAGCCACAGAGATGCAATTGACGGCTTTGACAAATCAATTGAAACCAAGAATATCAAATTCGGCATATACTACCTGATTTCAAACAATAAGACAAATGTCTATGACATATCAAGCACAATCAAGGACTTAAAATACGCTCCAAAAGATAATTCGGATTAA
- a CDS encoding FAD-dependent monooxygenase, producing the protein MEQFTTSSFYDAVIVGAGPGGCFTANFLKNDFKVLMVDSAAFPRSKPCGGLLTEESKDFIKKIKLPDSVFSTPEYVDITYMDHDNGIDVRQKKNYLNVDRNAFDFELLNLSKNSIDFSSNTRFLGAEEINGGADGYKMILEKNGKKTAVKSRFLIGADGALSTVRKKATGTKMNQLIAMQEWFSGNHNIDAFYFIFSKDVTNYYSWLIPKGNSFVCGTAFPIGTDVLKKFQLLKQKIKHVMGNDAAFYKKEACLLTKIKSTEEICLGSNNIFLVGEAAGLVSPSTGDGISFALRSGFNCAQAIKSAAAAPLESYKELCRPLICEIGQKLKKAEVLLDPVLRAKFLSNRINLVVSPDSE; encoded by the coding sequence ATGGAGCAGTTTACAACGTCTTCTTTTTATGATGCAGTTATTGTCGGTGCAGGACCTGGCGGATGCTTTACGGCTAATTTTCTAAAAAACGATTTTAAAGTTTTGATGGTTGACAGCGCCGCATTTCCCCGAAGCAAGCCTTGCGGAGGCCTATTGACAGAAGAATCAAAGGATTTTATAAAAAAGATCAAGCTTCCTGATTCGGTGTTCTCTACGCCGGAATATGTGGATATAACCTATATGGATCATGACAATGGCATAGATGTAAGACAAAAAAAAAATTATTTGAATGTAGACCGAAATGCCTTTGATTTTGAGCTTTTAAATCTTTCAAAAAACAGCATTGATTTTTCTTCTAACACACGGTTTTTAGGCGCTGAAGAGATAAACGGAGGTGCAGATGGATATAAGATGATTTTGGAAAAAAACGGCAAAAAAACGGCTGTTAAGTCGCGGTTTTTAATAGGGGCGGATGGCGCTCTTTCGACAGTAAGGAAAAAAGCAACGGGCACTAAAATGAATCAGCTTATCGCTATGCAGGAATGGTTCTCGGGCAATCACAATATAGATGCATTTTATTTTATCTTTTCAAAAGATGTGACAAATTATTATTCTTGGCTAATACCCAAAGGAAATTCTTTTGTATGCGGTACAGCATTTCCTATAGGGACGGATGTTTTGAAAAAATTTCAGCTGCTTAAGCAGAAGATTAAACATGTAATGGGCAATGATGCTGCTTTTTACAAAAAGGAGGCATGTCTTCTTACAAAGATAAAGTCGACGGAGGAAATCTGCCTGGGAAGCAATAACATATTCCTTGTGGGTGAGGCAGCGGGCTTGGTATCGCCAAGCACAGGAGATGGCATTAGTTTTGCCTTAAGGAGCGGATTTAATTGCGCGCAAGCAATTAAAAGTGCCGCCGCCGCACCGCTTGAATCGTATAAAGAATTGTGCCGCCCGCTTATATGCGAGATTGGGCAGAAACTAAAAAAAGCCGAAGTTTTATTAGATCCTGTTCTTAGAGCTAAGTTTTTGAGCAACCGTATAAACTTGGTTGTGTCCCCGGATTCTGAATGA
- a CDS encoding UbiA family prenyltransferase — protein sequence MQKSFFESAINFLLKSNIYIALGASCVAYITLFLMNLSSNPIILSIIFFEFFIAYNLNRLTDFDEDAINAPERRLFVNKYTKPLITAGVMIYIYLLLQVIAVNLYAFLFIFVQTLFGLVYSVYRIKKYFLIKNIYIAIVWGMIIIFVGLYNSAFTMPLLLFSLIISALFFINTIISDIKDVKGDEAVNIKTIPEIIGSRNTVLIGYVVTTISFFLFVWGLASGIFPKKAIILSLLFAYTYIYLYMNGKLNKLVYYDLFVDGVFIFTAGMICIYGVFYG from the coding sequence ATGCAAAAAAGTTTTTTTGAATCTGCGATTAATTTTTTGCTAAAAAGCAACATTTATATAGCATTAGGAGCGTCGTGCGTTGCTTACATCACTCTTTTTTTGATGAATCTTTCTTCAAATCCTATTATTCTTTCAATCATTTTCTTTGAATTCTTTATTGCATATAATCTTAATCGCTTGACGGATTTTGACGAAGATGCTATAAATGCTCCGGAAAGAAGGTTATTTGTCAATAAATATACAAAACCATTGATTACTGCAGGAGTGATGATATACATTTATTTATTATTGCAAGTTATTGCGGTAAACCTGTATGCGTTTCTTTTCATTTTTGTGCAAACGCTATTTGGACTGGTATATAGCGTATACCGCATAAAGAAATATTTTTTGATAAAAAATATATATATCGCCATTGTGTGGGGAATGATTATTATTTTTGTCGGATTGTATAACAGCGCGTTTACAATGCCTCTGCTTCTTTTTTCTCTAATAATTTCTGCATTATTTTTCATAAACACTATAATCTCGGACATAAAAGATGTGAAGGGGGATGAAGCGGTTAATATTAAGACGATTCCTGAGATCATCGGATCAAGAAATACAGTCCTTATTGGTTATGTAGTAACTACAATTTCATTTTTTCTGTTTGTTTGGGGGCTGGCTTCAGGAATCTTTCCAAAAAAGGCAATAATTTTGTCTTTACTATTTGCATACACCTACATATACCTATATATGAATGGAAAACTAAATAAACTAGTGTATTATGACTTGTTTGTTGATGGCGTCTTTATTTTTACTGCAGGCATGATTTGTATATACGGCGTGTTTTATGGTTAA
- a CDS encoding KaiC domain-containing protein, which translates to MSKKNISKLSNMSRASIRVSTGIIGLDKMLLGGFPSGSCILITGGAGTGKTTLMLQFIWEGLKNGENCIYITLEEPIEDLRADAMQFGWDLMKYEKTGQLRIEIYDPFELTDINLRLKDLITTNNYRRVAIDSTSLFGMYIKDEYKIRKGLFSLVSAIKSSNCTAVLSSEITEDSKLLSRYGVEEFVVDGVIVLRYLAMGSTVNRTLEVRKMRRTSTSEGIKSIEMTSKGIVVV; encoded by the coding sequence CGTGTATCAACAGGTATAATCGGTCTTGATAAGATGCTGTTGGGTGGATTTCCAAGTGGTTCGTGCATATTGATTACTGGCGGCGCCGGCACCGGCAAAACCACACTCATGCTTCAATTTATTTGGGAAGGCTTGAAAAACGGCGAAAACTGTATCTACATAACTCTTGAAGAGCCTATTGAGGATTTAAGAGCAGATGCAATGCAGTTTGGCTGGGACCTGATGAAATATGAAAAAACAGGGCAGCTGAGAATAGAGATATATGATCCGTTTGAGCTTACCGACATAAACCTTCGGCTCAAGGACCTTATAACTACAAATAATTACCGGCGCGTTGCAATTGATTCGACATCTCTTTTCGGCATGTACATAAAAGATGAGTATAAAATACGAAAAGGTCTGTTTTCGCTTGTTTCTGCAATAAAATCCTCAAATTGCACCGCAGTTCTTTCCTCTGAAATAACTGAGGATAGCAAGCTGCTTTCAAGGTACGGCGTAGAGGAATTTGTCGTTGATGGCGTTATTGTTTTGCGTTACTTGGCAATGGGTTCTACCGTGAACAGGACTCTTGAAGTGCGTAAGATGCGAAGGACAAGCACGTCTGAAGGGATAAAAAGTATTGAAATGACTTCGAAAGGAATTGTTGTGGTGTGA